One stretch of Desulfovibrio sp. JC022 DNA includes these proteins:
- the dapA gene encoding 4-hydroxy-tetrahydrodipicolinate synthase produces MTFQGAFTALVTPFKNGEIDQDAYRELIEWQIEQGIDGLVPCGTTGEAATMTHDEQGEVIRICVEQAKGRVPVIAGAGSNNTKEAVNLTKLAKQAGADATLQITPYYNKPTPAGLLAHFKALSEEASMPFILYNVPGRTGLNALPETIAMIANQVPDVVGVKEATANLGQVSDVIEQCPEGFTVLSGDDFTVLPLLSLGGHGVISVVSNIMPKTMSDMCAAFKAGDMKKAQELHFKMQPVNRVMFVETNPIPVKTALGMMGRFETSFRLPLVPLMEESSAKLEAQLKASGLI; encoded by the coding sequence ATGACATTCCAAGGAGCATTCACTGCTCTGGTCACTCCGTTCAAAAACGGGGAGATTGATCAGGACGCATACCGCGAACTGATCGAGTGGCAGATTGAACAGGGGATCGACGGTCTTGTACCTTGCGGTACTACCGGCGAAGCGGCAACAATGACCCATGACGAACAAGGTGAGGTTATTAGAATCTGTGTCGAGCAGGCCAAGGGACGTGTCCCGGTCATCGCCGGCGCGGGTTCAAACAATACTAAGGAAGCCGTAAACCTGACTAAGCTTGCTAAACAGGCAGGCGCAGACGCCACCCTCCAGATTACACCTTACTATAATAAACCGACTCCTGCGGGCTTGCTGGCGCATTTCAAAGCCCTTTCCGAAGAGGCATCCATGCCCTTCATTCTTTACAATGTGCCCGGTAGGACAGGACTCAACGCCCTTCCTGAAACCATCGCCATGATCGCAAATCAAGTTCCTGACGTGGTTGGCGTAAAGGAAGCAACTGCCAATCTCGGACAGGTTTCCGATGTAATCGAGCAGTGCCCCGAAGGTTTCACCGTACTTTCCGGCGATGACTTCACTGTACTGCCCCTGCTCTCCCTTGGCGGGCACGGCGTAATTTCCGTTGTTTCCAACATTATGCCTAAAACAATGTCCGACATGTGCGCGGCATTCAAGGCCGGAGACATGAAAAAAGCACAGGAACTGCACTTCAAAATGCAGCCTGTTAACAGGGTCATGTTTGTTGAAACCAACCCTATTCCGGTCAAAACTGCACTGGGTATGATGGGTAGGTTCGAGACTTCCTTCAGGCTGCCACTGGTTCCGCTCATGGAAGAAAGCAGTGCCAAGCTTGAAGCTCAGCTCAAAGCAAGCGGCCTGATCTAG
- a CDS encoding CGGC domain-containing protein, with the protein MSKIGMIRCEKNEHKCPLTNCIKSHDQTLQAFSGYSECSLAGVFTCRCPGDNFTDMVKILKAKGAESVHVVTCSFSNKAQDGWKLGNGFCDNIDELAGNAASEVGIPVIKGTAHLPEGYTPEVFK; encoded by the coding sequence ATGAGTAAGATAGGAATGATCCGCTGTGAAAAGAATGAACATAAATGTCCGCTGACCAATTGCATTAAAAGTCACGACCAGACTCTTCAGGCGTTCAGTGGTTATTCTGAATGTTCACTGGCAGGAGTTTTTACCTGCCGTTGCCCCGGTGATAACTTTACGGATATGGTCAAGATTTTAAAAGCCAAAGGTGCTGAATCCGTTCATGTCGTGACCTGTTCTTTCTCCAATAAAGCACAGGATGGCTGGAAATTAGGAAACGGATTCTGCGATAATATTGATGAGTTGGCGGGCAACGCTGCTTCAGAGGTAGGCATTCCGGTAATCAAAGGAACAGCCCATCTCCCGGAAGGATATACGCCTGAGGTCTTTAAGTAA
- a CDS encoding NifB/NifX family molybdenum-iron cluster-binding protein, with the protein MLIAVSANNSNVDSPFEPRFGRAAGFVIFNSETGENRFVDNSANAQVAGGAGLQTAQLLADQGVNVAISGTFGPKAEQALQAGRIEMVTADSGTVRELSDNYVAEFGGSGRPVADLKRSPNNLSRFGGGCRRMGGTGRGMGMAGGGRGMGSGGRGMGGGGRGMGGGQY; encoded by the coding sequence ATGCTTATCGCTGTAAGTGCAAATAATTCTAATGTGGACAGTCCGTTTGAACCTCGTTTCGGCAGGGCTGCTGGTTTTGTCATTTTTAATAGCGAAACCGGTGAAAACCGTTTTGTTGATAATTCTGCAAATGCGCAGGTTGCTGGCGGTGCAGGCTTGCAGACTGCGCAGTTGCTGGCTGATCAGGGTGTTAATGTGGCTATTTCCGGTACATTCGGCCCAAAGGCTGAACAGGCTTTGCAGGCTGGACGTATTGAAATGGTTACCGCTGATTCAGGTACTGTGCGTGAATTGTCAGATAATTATGTGGCTGAATTTGGAGGTTCAGGCCGGCCCGTTGCTGATCTTAAGAGATCTCCAAATAACTTAAGTCGTTTTGGTGGTGGTTGCCGCCGTATGGGCGGAACAGGACGCGGAATGGGTATGGCTGGTGGAGGCCGTGGTATGGGCAGCGGCGGTCGCGGTATGGGCGGCGGTGGCCGTGGTATGGGCGGCGGACAGTATTAG
- a CDS encoding GNAT family N-acetyltransferase codes for MTRHKTKRLILRGWKPSDYAPLARINADPDVMRYFYAPLSKAESDANADAINALIEERGWGFWAVEIPGVAPFIGFVGLHVPIVKLPFSPCVEVGWRLDKQFWGHGYATEAARFALNYGFTELDLDEIVAFTAIENSPSQAVMKRLGMAYNSETFEHPSVPRNSSLRKHVLYRMTREDWRAKQYG; via the coding sequence ATGACCCGACATAAAACAAAGAGACTAATTTTGCGGGGGTGGAAACCTTCCGATTATGCTCCGCTTGCCCGGATTAATGCGGACCCGGATGTTATGCGCTATTTTTATGCTCCTCTTTCAAAAGCAGAAAGTGACGCCAATGCAGATGCAATAAATGCATTGATTGAGGAACGGGGCTGGGGTTTTTGGGCCGTGGAGATTCCAGGTGTTGCGCCATTTATAGGATTTGTCGGTTTGCATGTTCCGATTGTTAAATTGCCTTTTTCTCCGTGCGTTGAAGTTGGCTGGCGACTCGATAAACAATTTTGGGGACATGGATATGCCACTGAGGCCGCAAGATTTGCTTTAAATTATGGTTTTACGGAGCTTGATCTTGATGAAATTGTGGCTTTTACCGCGATCGAGAATAGTCCGTCACAAGCCGTGATGAAGAGGCTTGGCATGGCTTACAATAGTGAAACTTTCGAGCATCCGTCAGTCCCTCGGAACAGTTCATTGCGAAAACATGTTCTTTACAGGATGACTCGGGAAGATTGGCGGGCAAAGCAGTATGGATGA
- the leuB gene encoding 3-isopropylmalate dehydrogenase: MKICVMPGDGIGPEIMAQGVKVLDVIGEKFGHKIETTEALIGGAAIDATGVPLPDETVKACKESDAVLLGAVGGPKWDTIDPAIRPEKGLLGIRKELSLFANLRPAALFPQLKDACFLRPDIVEKGIDIMVVRELTGGIYFGEPRGTKEENGERMGYNTMVYYEHEVKRIAKVAFEAAQKRNKKLCSVDKANVLDVSRVWREIVIEVSEDYPDIELTHMYVDNAAMQLVRDPSQFDVIVTGNLFGDILSDEASVITGSIGMLPSASLGASNPGLYEPIHGSAPDIAGENKANPLATILSIAMMLRYSFSMTEEADCIEAAVEKTLSEGLRTGDIMDEGGKLVGCTEMGEAVIKNL, from the coding sequence ATGAAAATATGCGTAATGCCCGGTGACGGAATCGGGCCGGAAATCATGGCTCAGGGCGTCAAAGTCCTGGACGTAATCGGTGAAAAATTCGGTCACAAAATTGAGACAACTGAAGCACTCATCGGCGGCGCAGCTATCGATGCTACCGGAGTTCCGCTCCCGGACGAAACCGTCAAGGCTTGCAAAGAGTCTGATGCTGTACTGCTCGGCGCGGTGGGCGGCCCTAAGTGGGACACCATTGATCCCGCAATTCGTCCCGAAAAAGGTCTGCTCGGTATTCGTAAAGAGCTTTCTCTCTTCGCCAACCTGCGTCCTGCTGCTCTGTTTCCTCAGCTCAAAGATGCCTGTTTTCTGCGTCCTGACATTGTTGAAAAGGGCATCGACATCATGGTTGTCCGTGAATTGACTGGCGGTATCTACTTTGGTGAACCTCGCGGTACCAAGGAAGAAAACGGCGAACGCATGGGCTACAACACCATGGTTTACTACGAGCATGAAGTAAAACGCATCGCTAAAGTTGCTTTTGAAGCTGCACAGAAACGCAACAAGAAGCTTTGTTCCGTGGATAAAGCCAACGTGCTGGATGTTTCCCGTGTATGGCGTGAGATCGTCATAGAAGTCTCCGAGGATTATCCCGATATTGAGCTGACCCACATGTATGTGGATAACGCCGCCATGCAGCTTGTGCGCGATCCTTCCCAGTTCGACGTCATCGTGACCGGAAACCTGTTCGGTGACATTCTTTCCGATGAAGCTTCCGTTATCACCGGGTCCATCGGCATGCTGCCTTCCGCATCGCTTGGCGCATCCAACCCCGGCCTGTACGAACCCATCCACGGTTCCGCACCGGATATCGCAGGCGAGAATAAAGCCAACCCGCTGGCAACTATTTTGTCCATCGCCATGATGCTGCGCTATTCTTTCAGCATGACTGAAGAAGCTGATTGCATTGAGGCCGCAGTAGAAAAGACCCTGTCCGAAGGGCTGCGTACCGGAGATATCATGGATGAGGGCGGCAAGCTCGTAGGCTGCACCGAAATGGGTGAAGCCGTTATTAAGAATTTGTAA
- a CDS encoding 3-isopropylmalate dehydratase small subunit, whose product MSIKGTAHRVGAHIDTDAIIPARFLVTTDPDELGANCMEGLEEGWIKRVKKNDIMVADENFGCGSSREHAPISLLGAGIPVVVAKSFARIFYRNGFNMGLILLEVGDDFEKLGDGDQLEVDADKGEIKNVTTGETITCAPVPPFMKGILDCGGLVEYVKERLSK is encoded by the coding sequence ATGTCTATTAAAGGTACTGCACATAGAGTCGGGGCGCATATTGATACTGATGCCATCATCCCGGCCCGTTTTTTGGTTACCACCGATCCTGATGAACTCGGTGCGAATTGTATGGAAGGTCTTGAAGAAGGCTGGATTAAGCGTGTTAAAAAGAACGATATCATGGTTGCCGATGAGAACTTCGGCTGTGGTTCTTCTCGTGAACACGCTCCTATTTCACTTCTCGGTGCCGGAATTCCGGTTGTTGTAGCTAAGAGTTTTGCCCGTATTTTTTACCGTAATGGTTTCAACATGGGCCTCATTCTCCTCGAAGTGGGTGATGATTTTGAAAAGCTCGGTGACGGCGATCAGCTTGAAGTTGACGCAGATAAGGGTGAAATCAAGAACGTAACAACAGGCGAAACCATCACCTGCGCCCCGGTTCCCCCGTTCATGAAAGGCATCCTCGATTGCGGCGGACTGGTAGAATACGTAAAAGAACGTCTTTCTAAATAG
- the leuC gene encoding 3-isopropylmalate dehydratase large subunit → MGKTLAEKILQAHTDETVKEPGQIVRCNVSMVLANDITAPLAIKSFRAMGADQVFDKDKVALVCDHFTPNKDIDSAEQVKVVREFAHEKNITHYYEGGEVGVEHALLPELGLVGPSDIVIGADSHTCTYGGLGAFATGMGSTDIAGGMALGETWFKVPPTIKVEIEGTPGKYIGAKDYILNLIGTIGVSGALYKALEFSGSVVDNLSIEGRMTIANMAIEAGGKVGLFPVDAKTLEYCKAAGRTGDVEMRADEGASYERVVKIDVTGMKPQIACPHLPDNVKPVDEVKDMTIHQAVIGSCTNGRIEDLREAAAVLKGRKSNKNVRLIVLPATPNIWKQALREGLIETFMESGAIVGPATCGPCLGGHMGILAGGERAIATTNRNFKGRMGSLESEVFLSSPAVAAASAITGIITDPESL, encoded by the coding sequence ATGGGTAAAACTTTAGCTGAGAAAATTTTACAGGCTCATACCGACGAAACAGTGAAAGAGCCGGGCCAGATTGTCCGCTGCAATGTTTCCATGGTACTGGCCAATGACATTACCGCTCCCCTTGCTATTAAATCATTCAGGGCCATGGGCGCGGATCAGGTCTTCGACAAGGACAAAGTTGCTCTTGTCTGTGACCATTTCACTCCTAACAAGGACATTGATTCCGCAGAACAGGTCAAGGTTGTCCGCGAGTTCGCCCATGAAAAGAACATCACCCATTATTATGAGGGTGGCGAAGTCGGGGTTGAGCATGCATTGCTGCCCGAGCTGGGGCTTGTCGGTCCTTCCGATATCGTAATCGGTGCTGACTCCCACACCTGCACCTACGGCGGTCTCGGAGCATTCGCTACCGGAATGGGCTCTACTGACATCGCCGGCGGTATGGCACTGGGTGAAACATGGTTCAAAGTACCTCCTACCATCAAAGTCGAGATCGAAGGAACTCCCGGCAAGTACATTGGTGCCAAGGATTACATCCTGAATCTCATCGGCACTATCGGTGTTTCCGGTGCACTGTACAAGGCGCTCGAATTCAGCGGTTCTGTTGTTGATAATCTTTCCATTGAAGGCCGCATGACCATTGCCAACATGGCAATCGAAGCTGGCGGTAAGGTCGGCCTGTTCCCGGTTGACGCAAAGACTCTTGAATATTGCAAGGCCGCGGGTCGCACCGGCGATGTTGAAATGCGTGCTGACGAAGGTGCAAGCTACGAGCGCGTAGTCAAAATCGACGTAACGGGTATGAAGCCCCAGATCGCCTGTCCGCATCTGCCGGATAATGTTAAGCCCGTTGACGAAGTTAAGGATATGACCATTCATCAGGCTGTCATCGGTTCCTGCACCAACGGTCGTATTGAAGACCTGCGCGAAGCCGCAGCAGTGCTGAAGGGGCGCAAATCTAATAAGAATGTTCGTCTGATCGTGTTGCCCGCTACCCCGAACATCTGGAAGCAGGCTCTGCGCGAAGGTTTGATCGAAACTTTTATGGAATCCGGCGCAATCGTAGGTCCTGCAACATGCGGTCCCTGTCTCGGTGGGCATATGGGTATTCTTGCAGGCGGTGAAAGAGCAATCGCCACCACCAACCGTAACTTCAAGGGCCGCATGGGCAGCCTCGAGAGTGAAGTTTTCCTCTCCAGCCCCGCTGTAGCAGCAGCTTCCGCTATCACAGGTATTATTACTGATCCTGAATCTTTGTAA
- a CDS encoding 2-isopropylmalate synthase: MSDKVYIFDTTLRDGEQSPGATMNMAEKITMARQLEKLGVDIIEAGFPAASQGDFEAVTEIAKSVGDIQVAGLCRALKADIDRAFEAVKHAKNPRIHTFVATSDIHMKHKFNKEPEEILEMARKAVRHAVSLTPNVEFSAEDASRSRWDFLAQVVEIAIAEGATTINIPDTVGYAQPDEFGKLIEYLLKEVPNSDKAIFSVHCHNDLGLACANTLAAIKAGARQAEVTLSGIGERAGNAALEEVIMALHTRKDYYDVETSILTEELFPSCRRLATTIGQPISPYKAIVGANAFAHESGIHQDGMLKNRQTYEIMTPESIGKKGTSIVIGKHSGRNALGSKLNEMGYQLDDEQIGRVFSAVKALADKKEEIFDEDVEALVLEEAYRIHDLYRVKELSVFSGTAGVSPHAAIVLEDFSKDKEHPETMQEVGFGDGPINAVFSTINKMVGRAPKLELYSVNAVTGGTDAQGAVTVHITDNGFKSIGRGSDEDIIVASAKAYVNAINRVERMKQEKNNG; encoded by the coding sequence ATGTCTGATAAAGTATACATTTTTGATACTACATTGCGTGATGGCGAGCAGTCCCCCGGTGCAACCATGAACATGGCTGAGAAAATCACCATGGCCCGACAGCTGGAAAAACTCGGTGTGGACATCATCGAAGCCGGATTCCCCGCAGCAAGTCAGGGCGATTTCGAAGCTGTAACCGAGATTGCCAAATCTGTGGGTGACATTCAGGTTGCCGGACTCTGCCGCGCACTGAAAGCTGATATTGACCGCGCGTTCGAGGCAGTCAAGCATGCCAAGAACCCCAGAATCCATACATTTGTGGCTACTTCTGATATCCACATGAAGCACAAATTCAATAAGGAACCGGAAGAGATTTTGGAAATGGCCCGCAAGGCTGTGCGTCACGCAGTCTCCCTGACTCCCAATGTTGAATTTTCTGCTGAAGATGCATCCCGCTCCCGCTGGGATTTCCTCGCACAGGTTGTGGAGATCGCCATTGCTGAAGGTGCTACGACCATCAACATTCCTGATACAGTAGGTTACGCCCAGCCGGATGAATTTGGTAAGTTGATCGAATACCTGCTCAAAGAAGTGCCCAACAGCGATAAGGCTATCTTCAGCGTGCATTGCCACAATGATCTCGGCTTGGCTTGCGCCAACACTCTGGCTGCAATCAAGGCCGGGGCGCGTCAGGCTGAGGTAACTCTCTCCGGTATCGGCGAACGTGCCGGTAACGCTGCCTTGGAAGAAGTGATTATGGCCTTGCATACCCGTAAGGACTATTACGATGTAGAAACTTCCATCCTCACCGAAGAGCTGTTCCCGTCCTGCCGCAGGTTGGCAACGACTATCGGTCAGCCCATCTCACCTTACAAGGCAATTGTCGGAGCCAACGCTTTTGCCCATGAGTCCGGCATTCATCAGGATGGCATGCTCAAGAACCGCCAGACCTATGAGATTATGACCCCGGAATCTATCGGCAAGAAGGGTACATCAATTGTCATTGGTAAGCATTCCGGTAGAAATGCGCTGGGTTCCAAGCTCAATGAAATGGGTTACCAGCTGGACGATGAGCAGATCGGAAGGGTTTTCTCTGCTGTTAAAGCTCTGGCGGACAAGAAAGAAGAAATTTTTGATGAGGACGTTGAAGCTCTCGTTCTGGAAGAGGCTTACCGTATTCACGACCTGTACCGGGTAAAGGAACTCTCTGTATTTTCCGGTACTGCCGGGGTTTCCCCGCACGCCGCAATTGTGCTGGAAGATTTCAGCAAGGATAAGGAACATCCTGAAACCATGCAGGAAGTGGGGTTTGGCGACGGTCCCATCAACGCGGTGTTCTCCACCATCAACAAGATGGTCGGCAGGGCACCTAAGCTGGAACTTTATTCCGTAAACGCAGTTACCGGCGGTACTGATGCGCAGGGTGCGGTTACGGTCCATATTACTGACAACGGTTTTAAATCAATCGGGCGCGGTTCTGACGAAGACATCATCGTCGCCAGTGCCAAAGCTTATGTCAACGCCATCAACAGGGTTGAACGCATGAAACAGGAGAAAAATAATGGGTAA
- the pssA gene encoding CDP-diacylglycerol--serine O-phosphatidyltransferase, which produces MAKEKRIPKHKGVYILPNLLTVTSLFCGFLAMNWVVEGAYEMSAVAILVSCLFDGLDGKVARLTGTSSEFGVQLDSLADAVAFGVTPAFMVYHWQLHQFGRLGMLAAFLLMACGVLRLARFNVQSGTTSKAHFIGLPIPAAGCTLSTLILFAPYIPENLAQSVLPMFTLVLVYCLAFLMVSTVRYNSFKEFGVFKAHPFSSMVTVIALFTMVASQPKFLGFVIFAGYIISGPIYTIFILSRRSNKLLGKSSKELS; this is translated from the coding sequence ATGGCAAAGGAAAAAAGAATACCAAAGCACAAGGGCGTATACATTCTGCCCAACCTTCTCACCGTGACGAGCCTTTTTTGTGGGTTCCTCGCGATGAACTGGGTTGTGGAAGGTGCATACGAAATGAGTGCTGTCGCCATTCTGGTGAGCTGTCTGTTCGACGGTCTCGACGGAAAGGTGGCCCGGTTGACCGGAACCAGCAGTGAATTCGGCGTTCAGCTCGATTCTCTGGCGGATGCGGTTGCCTTTGGTGTTACTCCTGCGTTCATGGTCTACCACTGGCAACTTCACCAGTTCGGAAGACTGGGTATGCTGGCGGCTTTCTTGTTGATGGCTTGCGGTGTGCTTAGACTTGCCCGTTTTAATGTTCAGTCTGGAACAACCTCCAAGGCCCATTTCATCGGTCTGCCCATTCCTGCGGCTGGTTGTACCTTGTCTACTTTGATTCTTTTCGCTCCTTACATTCCTGAAAATCTCGCACAGAGTGTACTGCCTATGTTCACTCTGGTGCTCGTATATTGCCTCGCTTTTCTGATGGTGAGTACTGTTCGTTACAATTCTTTCAAAGAATTCGGCGTGTTCAAAGCTCATCCCTTCAGTTCCATGGTTACCGTTATTGCGCTCTTTACCATGGTTGCCTCCCAGCCCAAGTTTTTGGGTTTCGTGATTTTTGCCGGATACATTATTTCCGGTCCCATTTATACTATTTTCATTCTATCCCGCAGAAGCAATAAGCTACTAGGAAAGTCCTCCAAAGAATTGTCATAA
- the mnmA gene encoding tRNA 2-thiouridine(34) synthase MnmA, which translates to MEPGFEYPELNELAAGRKVAMAVSGGADSLLSLVLLKESGADIVAVHGCFLGKEKAQTAVAGLEKRCAELDVPLHVFDLTAEFDRLVVEPFVQEYLKGNTPNPCALCNPEIKFGVLYKAAQELGCDLLGTGHYVRIAKDDRYGKVLARGADMGKDQSYFLSLVPRDSVLNAIFPLGGHSKDQTYAELEKRGVEIPLPSESQEICFVPDDDYRQFLIDRKVKLPGPGIAVLSDGSKVGKHQGLWRYTQGQRRGLGIAWKAPLYVLDKDMERNLLIVGTRDELEAKGCVADDFNFLIDFDSWPKTVFIQTRYRQRSKPARAVQVGSRIEFDFIEPHSRPTPGQIVAVYTEDGAVLGGGIIRE; encoded by the coding sequence ATGGAACCAGGGTTTGAATATCCTGAACTGAATGAACTGGCAGCCGGGCGCAAAGTGGCTATGGCGGTCAGTGGCGGTGCGGACAGTCTGCTTTCGCTTGTTCTGCTCAAAGAGAGCGGGGCGGATATTGTGGCGGTCCATGGCTGTTTTCTTGGAAAGGAAAAAGCGCAAACCGCTGTTGCCGGGCTGGAAAAAAGATGTGCGGAGCTGGATGTGCCTCTGCATGTTTTTGATTTGACTGCCGAGTTTGACCGCTTGGTGGTTGAGCCGTTTGTTCAGGAATATCTGAAGGGAAATACCCCCAATCCGTGCGCTCTTTGCAATCCCGAAATCAAATTCGGCGTGCTTTATAAGGCTGCTCAGGAACTTGGCTGCGACCTGCTCGGAACCGGGCATTACGTGCGTATTGCCAAAGACGACCGTTACGGAAAGGTGCTTGCCCGTGGTGCTGATATGGGCAAGGACCAGAGCTATTTTCTTTCTCTTGTTCCTCGTGATTCCGTTCTGAATGCTATTTTTCCTCTTGGAGGACATAGTAAAGATCAGACCTATGCCGAGCTTGAAAAGCGTGGTGTGGAAATTCCTCTGCCCTCAGAGAGTCAGGAAATCTGTTTTGTTCCTGACGATGATTACCGCCAGTTTCTGATCGACCGCAAGGTAAAGCTTCCCGGTCCGGGGATTGCCGTTCTTTCCGACGGAAGCAAAGTCGGAAAACATCAAGGACTCTGGCGTTATACCCAAGGCCAGCGACGAGGTCTGGGCATAGCTTGGAAGGCTCCGCTCTATGTTCTGGACAAGGATATGGAGCGCAATCTGCTCATCGTGGGAACCCGTGATGAGCTTGAGGCCAAGGGGTGTGTGGCGGACGATTTCAACTTTCTTATCGATTTTGATAGCTGGCCGAAAACTGTATTTATCCAAACCCGCTACCGTCAGCGATCTAAGCCCGCAAGGGCCGTGCAGGTTGGCAGCAGGATAGAATTTGATTTTATTGAGCCGCATTCCCGGCCTACACCGGGCCAGATTGTGGCTGTATATACAGAAGATGGAGCTGTGCTCGGAGGTGGTATCATCCGGGAATAG
- a CDS encoding uracil-xanthine permease family protein yields MSTSSTEYNFRAKDIVLGAQMLFVAFGALVLVPLLTGLDPNVALFTAGAGTLVFQVVTKGKIPVFLASSFAFIAPIIYGVQTWGIPSTLCGLAAAGVFYVLLSFLIRWRGTDILKRVLPPVVTGPVIMVIGLILAPVAVFMAVGKTGDGSVVLVPEKTALIISMVSLAVTVAVSLLGKGWLKLIPILCGIAAGYAVSLFMGLVNFDAVAAAPWIAMPNFTAPEWNLEAILFIVPVAIAPAIEHFGDVLAISSVADKDYVKEPGIQNTMLGDGLATSLAAFLGGPPNTTYSEVTGAVALIKVFNPAIMTWAAIVAMSLAFCGKVGAFLSTIPVPVMGGIMVLLFGAIMVVGMNTLVRAGEDLMEARNLAIVALIVIFGVGGMSLPTPFSDEFRLGGIGLAGILGVFLNLVLPQPKKEE; encoded by the coding sequence ATGAGCACATCCAGTACTGAGTATAATTTCAGGGCAAAAGACATTGTCCTTGGCGCGCAGATGCTTTTCGTCGCATTCGGCGCACTTGTCCTTGTCCCTCTTCTTACCGGCCTTGATCCCAACGTGGCCCTTTTTACCGCCGGTGCGGGAACATTGGTTTTTCAGGTTGTTACCAAGGGTAAAATCCCCGTATTTCTTGCCTCCTCTTTTGCCTTTATCGCTCCCATCATTTACGGCGTGCAGACTTGGGGTATTCCTTCCACGCTCTGCGGTCTTGCCGCCGCAGGTGTTTTTTATGTGCTGCTCAGTTTTCTCATCCGCTGGCGCGGAACCGATATCCTGAAACGGGTTTTGCCTCCGGTTGTTACAGGTCCGGTCATTATGGTTATCGGCCTGATCCTTGCTCCTGTGGCAGTGTTCATGGCTGTTGGTAAAACCGGTGACGGATCTGTGGTGCTGGTTCCTGAAAAGACCGCACTCATCATATCCATGGTCTCTCTTGCTGTTACCGTTGCGGTTTCCCTGCTCGGAAAAGGCTGGCTCAAACTTATCCCCATCCTTTGCGGTATCGCAGCAGGTTATGCTGTTTCCCTGTTCATGGGCTTGGTAAATTTTGACGCTGTCGCCGCTGCACCGTGGATTGCGATGCCTAATTTTACCGCTCCTGAATGGAACCTCGAAGCCATACTGTTCATCGTTCCAGTTGCAATTGCCCCGGCAATTGAGCACTTCGGCGATGTTCTCGCCATCAGCTCTGTTGCTGATAAAGATTACGTAAAAGAGCCCGGTATCCAGAACACCATGCTTGGAGACGGTCTGGCCACTTCTCTCGCGGCTTTCCTCGGCGGTCCTCCGAACACCACTTACTCTGAGGTTACCGGTGCTGTTGCCCTGATTAAAGTTTTCAACCCCGCTATTATGACTTGGGCCGCAATCGTTGCCATGTCCCTCGCTTTCTGCGGTAAGGTCGGCGCATTCCTGTCCACTATTCCGGTTCCGGTAATGGGCGGCATCATGGTCCTGCTTTTCGGTGCGATCATGGTTGTCGGTATGAACACCCTCGTTCGTGCCGGTGAAGATCTCATGGAAGCACGCAACCTCGCAATTGTGGCTCTGATCGTAATCTTCGGCGTGGGCGGCATGTCTCTGCCTACTCCTTTCAGCGATGAGTTCAGACTCGGCGGAATCGGCCTTGCCGGTATCCTCGGTGTTTTCCTGAATCTTGTGCTGCCGCAACCTAAGAAAGAAGAATAG
- the upp gene encoding uracil phosphoribosyltransferase — translation MAVHVVDHPLVRHKLGILREDGISTSRFRALAQEISRLLTYEATKDLATEAKTINGWAGEVEVEEIKGKKITVVPILRAGLGMMDGVLDMVPGARVSVVGFYRDEESLQPVEYYVKLASNIDERIALILDPMLATGGTLLATIELLKKSGCTNIKGLFLVAAPEGIEKIVKAHPDVDIYVASIDEKLNDVGYILPGLGDAGDKIFGTK, via the coding sequence GTGGCGGTACATGTGGTAGACCATCCTTTGGTAAGACACAAGCTCGGCATTCTCCGTGAAGACGGCATCAGCACTAGTCGTTTTCGCGCACTGGCTCAGGAAATTTCCAGATTGCTTACTTATGAAGCAACCAAAGACCTCGCAACCGAAGCTAAAACCATTAATGGTTGGGCCGGTGAAGTTGAGGTAGAGGAAATCAAGGGTAAAAAAATCACCGTAGTTCCTATTCTCAGGGCCGGCCTCGGTATGATGGACGGCGTTCTGGACATGGTTCCGGGTGCCCGCGTCAGTGTTGTCGGTTTTTACCGTGACGAAGAGAGTTTGCAGCCTGTCGAATATTACGTCAAGCTTGCAAGCAACATTGATGAGCGCATCGCTCTTATTCTTGACCCCATGCTCGCTACCGGCGGAACCCTGCTGGCTACAATTGAACTTCTCAAGAAGTCCGGTTGTACCAATATTAAAGGTCTGTTCCTCGTAGCTGCTCCTGAAGGGATTGAGAAAATTGTTAAAGCTCACCCGGACGTAGATATTTATGTCGCGTCGATTGATGAAAAACTTAACGATGTAGGATACATTCTCCCCGGTCTCGGAGACGCGGGTGATAAGATATTCGGCACTAAGTAA